One part of the Stigmatella aurantiaca genome encodes these proteins:
- a CDS encoding TolC family protein, with product MGTKRSAAGLVVLLGWTGCVSPSMQSDLTRVRELTRVPLPSQLALPRDEAQGLPEDVRALLQQPLTAEAAVRIALLNNRELRASLRELGVARGQLVQAGVLPNPSVEVELHQQEDAGQPFSPQTEIRVEYGLSRALLSVVRSKVARSELEAARYRTAGTVVELGYTVRAAHYALQAAQQRMAIATQALDAFAAARDASRALFEAGNIPELDTATQEAAYESARANVAQLELETLERREQLQRLLGLHGEATAWTVTDTLPRLAEQAPTFEDLERKALTASLELAETQRRLEGTAQRSGLTRAEGWIPDVTVGVIAEREGHGTPSHGEWAWGGAIHFTVPLFDRQQGTRAASEAEFDALMERYQGMAIDIRSAAREARNRVESTYLRARQYQQVLLPARQRVMRQTLLQYNAMQIGIFQVLQARREQLDAELAYVGLLQEHWTAQAALDALLAGRRAGAPQGAGTAPSLAGGAEAGGH from the coding sequence ATGGGCACTAAGCGGTCCGCGGCCGGGCTCGTGGTGCTCCTGGGGTGGACCGGGTGCGTCTCCCCGTCCATGCAGTCGGATCTCACCCGGGTCCGGGAACTCACCCGGGTGCCACTGCCCTCGCAGCTGGCCCTGCCCCGGGACGAGGCCCAGGGGCTGCCCGAGGACGTGCGGGCGTTGCTCCAGCAGCCGCTGACCGCGGAGGCCGCGGTGCGCATCGCGTTGCTCAACAACCGGGAGCTTCGCGCCTCGCTGCGGGAGCTGGGGGTGGCGCGAGGCCAGCTCGTCCAGGCGGGGGTGCTCCCCAATCCCTCGGTCGAGGTGGAGCTGCACCAGCAGGAGGACGCTGGGCAGCCGTTCTCGCCCCAGACGGAGATCCGCGTCGAGTACGGCCTCTCGCGGGCCCTGCTCTCGGTGGTCCGCTCCAAGGTGGCCCGCAGCGAGCTGGAGGCGGCCCGGTACCGCACCGCGGGCACCGTCGTGGAGCTGGGGTACACCGTGCGCGCGGCCCACTACGCGCTCCAGGCGGCGCAGCAGCGCATGGCGATTGCCACCCAGGCCCTGGATGCCTTCGCCGCCGCCCGGGATGCCAGCCGGGCCCTCTTCGAGGCGGGCAACATCCCCGAGCTCGATACCGCCACCCAGGAGGCCGCCTACGAGTCGGCCCGGGCCAACGTGGCGCAGCTCGAGCTGGAGACGCTCGAACGCCGCGAGCAGCTCCAGCGCCTCCTGGGCCTGCACGGGGAGGCCACCGCCTGGACGGTGACGGACACCCTGCCGCGCCTGGCCGAGCAGGCCCCCACCTTCGAGGACCTGGAGCGCAAGGCCCTCACGGCCAGCCTGGAGCTGGCGGAGACCCAGCGCCGCCTGGAGGGGACGGCCCAGCGCTCCGGGCTGACGCGCGCGGAAGGCTGGATTCCCGACGTCACCGTGGGGGTGATCGCCGAGCGGGAGGGCCATGGGACTCCCTCGCATGGCGAGTGGGCGTGGGGCGGGGCCATCCACTTCACGGTGCCGCTGTTCGACCGCCAGCAGGGAACACGCGCCGCCTCCGAGGCGGAGTTCGACGCGCTGATGGAGCGTTACCAGGGAATGGCCATCGACATCCGCTCCGCCGCGCGCGAGGCGCGCAACCGCGTGGAGTCCACGTACCTGCGCGCCCGGCAGTACCAGCAGGTGCTCCTGCCGGCCCGGCAGCGGGTCATGCGGCAGACCCTGCTCCAGTACAACGCCATGCAGATCGGCATCTTCCAGGTGCTCCAGGCCCGCCGCGAGCAGCTCGACGCGGAGCTGGCCTACGTGGGGCTGCTCCAGGAGCACTGGACGGCCCAGGCCGCGCTGGACGCCCTGCTCGCGGGGCGGCGCGCGGGGGCACCCCAGGGCGCGGGGACTGCGCCATCACTGGCCGGTGGGGCCGAGGCCGGAGGGCATTGA
- a CDS encoding pirin family protein, with amino-acid sequence MASPLLETAPLGFPWVTVDPFLFCVHHDDAYPRANAQMGPAASLAGRQIGQDFEGKDGWRMYHGETVPGFPQHPHRGFETVTLARRGVIDHSDSLGATARFGEGDAQWLTAGSGVVHSEMFPLLHQDKPNPVELFQIWLNLPAADKLAPPHFSMLWNRDIPRCAFQDEAGRGTEVTVVAGQLDGRRAPPPPPRSWASRPDSDVAIWTIRMAPGAVWTLPPASGPRVNRTLYFFKGEALKVADQVVKSHLALAMRPEVPVRLEATGACEVLMLQGRPIGEPVVQHGPFVMNHRAEIQQAFQDYQRTGFGGWPWRRDDPVHGREEGRFARHADGRAERSEG; translated from the coding sequence ATGGCAAGCCCCCTTCTGGAGACCGCACCACTTGGCTTTCCCTGGGTGACGGTCGATCCCTTCCTGTTTTGTGTGCACCACGACGATGCCTACCCGCGGGCCAACGCGCAGATGGGGCCCGCAGCATCCCTCGCCGGCCGGCAGATAGGCCAGGACTTCGAGGGCAAGGACGGCTGGCGCATGTACCACGGGGAGACCGTTCCCGGTTTCCCCCAGCACCCCCACCGCGGCTTCGAGACGGTCACCCTCGCGCGGCGAGGGGTGATTGACCACTCCGACTCGCTGGGCGCCACGGCGCGCTTTGGCGAGGGGGATGCCCAGTGGCTCACCGCGGGCTCGGGCGTCGTGCACTCGGAGATGTTCCCCCTGCTGCACCAGGACAAGCCCAACCCGGTGGAGCTGTTCCAGATCTGGCTCAACCTGCCGGCCGCCGACAAGCTCGCCCCGCCGCACTTCTCCATGCTGTGGAACCGGGACATCCCGCGCTGTGCCTTCCAGGACGAGGCGGGGCGGGGCACCGAGGTGACGGTGGTGGCGGGGCAGCTGGACGGGCGGCGCGCGCCCCCGCCCCCGCCGCGCTCGTGGGCCTCCCGTCCGGACTCGGACGTGGCCATCTGGACGATTCGCATGGCGCCGGGCGCCGTGTGGACGCTGCCGCCCGCCTCGGGCCCGCGCGTGAACCGCACGCTCTACTTCTTCAAGGGCGAGGCGCTGAAGGTCGCGGACCAAGTGGTGAAGTCCCACCTGGCCCTGGCGATGCGGCCCGAGGTGCCGGTGCGGCTCGAGGCCACCGGCGCGTGCGAGGTGCTGATGCTGCAGGGCCGGCCCATCGGCGAGCCGGTGGTGCAGCACGGCCCCTTCGTGATGAACCACCGCGCGGAGATTCAGCAGGCCTTCCAGGACTACCAGCGCACGGGCTTCGGCGGCTGGCCCTGGCGCAGGGATGATCCGGTGCATGGCCGCGAGGAGGGCCGCTTCGCCCGCCACGCGGATGGCCGGGCCGAGCGCTCCGAGGGCTGA
- a CDS encoding amidohydrolase family protein yields the protein MGTVLKGGHVVELEPALVERVDLRIEGDRIVARAPDIAPRPDDEVVALSGKLVFPGLVSAHHRLHTALARGLPEPVVGSYQETLEHHRWRYEGALDGDAVQVAACAGGLEALQCGTTTLFDSHSSPRAIAGSLVRVARGLHEVGVRGVLSYAVTDRKGAVGREEALEETVGFSRKAKGRFRGQVGAAPLFTVGPEALEGLKEALASTGAGLHVPVAEDPLDEKLSVERHGGSPVTRLMEAGLLSPKSQLAHVGHLAWAELAQLISTGTWVVHTPRSNQRLEVGYAPALKFGARATLGTDGMVADVFAEAQAAYLRSREAGQPIDVLRYLANGHRLASQAFDFPVGALREGTAADLLILDYLPPTPLNAGNLAWHVVYGLGSRHVEAVMVEGTWRIWARRPLSVSPSVVADQAREAATAVWARMSQGG from the coding sequence TTGGGCACCGTCCTCAAGGGTGGACATGTCGTCGAACTGGAGCCCGCCCTCGTCGAGCGGGTGGACCTGCGCATCGAGGGCGACCGCATCGTCGCGCGCGCGCCGGACATCGCGCCACGGCCCGATGACGAGGTGGTGGCCCTGTCGGGCAAGCTCGTCTTCCCGGGGCTGGTGAGCGCCCACCACCGGCTGCACACCGCGCTGGCGCGGGGCCTGCCCGAGCCGGTCGTGGGCAGCTACCAGGAGACGCTGGAGCACCACCGCTGGCGCTACGAGGGCGCCCTGGACGGGGACGCGGTGCAGGTGGCCGCGTGCGCCGGGGGCTTGGAGGCCCTGCAGTGTGGCACCACCACGCTCTTCGACTCGCACTCCTCGCCCCGGGCCATCGCCGGCTCGCTGGTGCGCGTGGCGCGCGGGCTCCACGAGGTGGGCGTGCGCGGGGTGCTCTCCTACGCGGTGACGGACCGCAAGGGGGCGGTGGGCCGCGAGGAGGCGCTGGAAGAGACGGTGGGCTTCAGCCGCAAGGCCAAGGGCCGCTTCCGGGGCCAGGTGGGCGCGGCGCCCCTGTTCACGGTGGGGCCCGAGGCGCTGGAGGGCCTCAAGGAGGCGCTGGCCTCCACGGGCGCGGGGCTGCACGTGCCGGTGGCCGAGGATCCGCTGGACGAGAAGCTCTCGGTGGAGCGCCATGGCGGCTCGCCCGTGACGCGGCTCATGGAGGCGGGGCTCCTGTCCCCCAAGAGCCAGCTCGCGCACGTGGGGCACCTGGCGTGGGCGGAGCTCGCGCAGCTCATCTCCACCGGGACGTGGGTGGTGCACACCCCGCGCTCCAACCAGCGGCTGGAGGTGGGCTATGCGCCGGCGCTGAAGTTCGGCGCGCGCGCCACGCTGGGCACCGACGGCATGGTGGCGGATGTGTTCGCCGAGGCCCAGGCGGCCTACCTGCGCTCGCGCGAGGCGGGGCAGCCCATCGACGTGCTGCGTTACCTGGCCAATGGCCACCGCCTGGCCTCGCAGGCCTTCGACTTCCCGGTGGGGGCGCTGCGCGAGGGCACCGCGGCGGACCTGCTCATCCTGGACTACCTGCCGCCCACGCCGCTCAACGCGGGCAACCTGGCCTGGCATGTGGTGTACGGCCTGGGCTCGCGGCACGTGGAGGCGGTGATGGTGGAGGGCACCTGGCGCATCTGGGCGCGGCGGCCGCTGTCGGTCAGCCCCTCGGTGGTGGCCGACCAGGCCCGCGAGGCCGCCACGGCAGTCTGGGCGCGGATGTCCCAAGGGGGTTAA
- a CDS encoding peroxiredoxin — MLKPGDTAPDFTVRDHTGRTHSLSDYRGKTVVLWFYPKADTPGCTAEGCGFRDHKAGYQQKNAEILGISFDTPQENQAFSEKFGFNFPLLCDTDRKVGLAYGACDDAQAPNARRVGVIIGPDGKVKEYSPKVDARSFPQQALAGL, encoded by the coding sequence ATGCTCAAACCAGGAGACACGGCGCCGGACTTCACGGTCCGCGACCACACGGGCCGGACGCATTCGCTGTCCGACTACCGGGGCAAGACGGTGGTGCTCTGGTTCTACCCGAAGGCGGACACCCCCGGCTGCACGGCCGAGGGCTGCGGCTTCCGCGACCACAAGGCGGGCTACCAGCAGAAGAACGCGGAGATCCTCGGCATCAGCTTCGACACGCCCCAGGAGAACCAGGCGTTCTCGGAGAAGTTCGGCTTCAACTTCCCCCTGCTGTGCGACACCGACCGCAAGGTGGGGCTGGCCTACGGGGCGTGTGACGATGCCCAGGCGCCCAACGCGCGCCGCGTGGGCGTCATCATCGGGCCGGACGGCAAGGTGAAGGAGTACTCGCCCAAGGTGGACGCGCGGAGCTTCCCGCAGCAGGCGCTCGCGGGGCTCTAA
- a CDS encoding RNA polymerase sigma factor, whose translation MDPRKASEPRPLSEPARQLLVSNYPRFRAFLLRRTGSEPVAEEVLQGVLVRVLERGAPALEGARLMAWFYRVLRNALADHVRHARAGERALAREARDAEGAVLQPGLKRSVCQCLHRELEALKPEYAEAVRQVDLEERPLAEAAEASGITSNNAAVRLHRARQALKKRLEKTCGACAAQGCLDCDCARSAAALVYERKDGG comes from the coding sequence ATGGACCCAAGGAAGGCTAGCGAACCCAGGCCCCTGTCCGAGCCGGCGCGGCAGCTGCTCGTGTCGAACTACCCCCGCTTCCGCGCCTTCCTCCTGCGCAGGACGGGGAGCGAGCCCGTGGCGGAGGAGGTGCTCCAGGGCGTCCTCGTCCGGGTGCTGGAGCGCGGGGCCCCGGCGCTGGAGGGCGCGCGGCTGATGGCGTGGTTCTACCGGGTGCTGCGCAATGCCCTGGCGGACCACGTGCGGCACGCACGGGCCGGGGAGCGCGCCCTGGCCCGGGAAGCCCGGGACGCGGAGGGGGCGGTGCTCCAGCCCGGGCTGAAGCGCTCGGTCTGCCAGTGCCTCCACCGCGAGCTGGAGGCGCTCAAGCCCGAGTACGCGGAGGCCGTGCGCCAGGTGGACCTGGAGGAGCGCCCGCTGGCGGAGGCGGCCGAGGCCTCGGGCATCACCTCCAACAACGCGGCCGTCCGGCTGCACCGGGCCCGGCAGGCCCTCAAGAAGCGGCTGGAGAAGACGTGCGGCGCGTGCGCGGCCCAGGGGTGCCTGGACTGTGACTGTGCCCGGTCCGCCGCGGCGCTTGTTTACGAGCGGAAGGACGGGGGCTGA
- a CDS encoding alpha/beta fold hydrolase, with protein sequence MRFNVAVTLVLAVLLSSTGALAGSKGSTYILVHGAFHGGWAWQPFAEELRDDGATVYTPTLTGLGERAHLAQPEVSLETHVQDIVSLILFEDLHDVVLVGHSYAGMVVTAVAAAVPGRIRQLVYFDAAIPEPGQSFFATVGFPDAFPAGMWMLPSFSAQDFGVTKAEDVAFVAPRLRPQPLASFQEPISFSWSALSKIPKVYIHCKGAWFQRDIFLAFRAKAQALGWKIEDLEASHDAMLTDTKKAYKAFRKVAD encoded by the coding sequence ATGCGCTTCAACGTGGCAGTCACCCTGGTCTTGGCAGTTCTGCTCTCCTCGACGGGGGCGCTGGCGGGCTCGAAGGGCTCCACCTACATCCTGGTCCACGGGGCCTTCCACGGCGGTTGGGCGTGGCAGCCGTTCGCCGAGGAGCTGCGCGATGACGGGGCCACCGTCTACACGCCCACGCTGACGGGCCTGGGCGAGCGGGCGCACCTGGCGCAGCCGGAGGTGAGCCTGGAGACGCACGTGCAGGACATCGTCTCGCTCATCCTGTTCGAGGACCTGCACGACGTGGTGCTGGTGGGCCACAGCTACGCGGGCATGGTTGTCACCGCGGTGGCCGCGGCGGTGCCGGGGCGGATCCGCCAGCTGGTGTACTTCGATGCGGCCATCCCGGAGCCGGGCCAGTCCTTCTTCGCCACGGTGGGCTTCCCGGATGCGTTCCCCGCCGGCATGTGGATGCTGCCCTCCTTCTCCGCGCAGGACTTTGGGGTGACCAAGGCGGAGGACGTGGCCTTCGTGGCCCCGCGCCTGCGGCCCCAGCCGCTGGCCTCCTTCCAGGAGCCCATCTCCTTCAGCTGGAGCGCGCTCTCGAAGATTCCCAAGGTGTACATCCACTGCAAGGGCGCGTGGTTCCAGCGCGACATCTTCCTGGCCTTCCGCGCGAAGGCGCAGGCCCTGGGCTGGAAGATCGAGGACCTCGAGGCCAGCCACGACGCCATGCTGACGGACACCAAGAAGGCCTACAAGGCCTTCCGCAAGGTGGCGGACTGA
- a CDS encoding copper oxidase has translation MDRRSFLKWSGLATSAAMVSRAQAAPGALTGSRPPPARVVAPGGQVAVVTPNGATLPMKTVGKVKVGHLIAEEFEHEFAPGMKALAWGYNGRTPGPTLEVTEGDRVRIYVTNRLPEPTTAHWHGIILPNGMDGVAGLNQRPIPPGETYVYEFTLRHPGTFMYHPHFDEMTQMALGMMGMFIVHPKVPVGPRVDRDFVLMTHEWRLDVGAKRPDPNEMTDFNVLTFNSKSFPATEPLLVGKGERVRIRLGNLSAMDHHPIHLHGLSFKLTATDGGYVPPSAQIPETTVLVPVGSTRVIEFVPDEPGDWAMHCHMTHHVMTQMGHDMPNMVGADTRKLDHRMSRVMPDFMTMGTMGMGGMGEMEMPMPPNSLPMRGGPGPFSYIDMGGMFTILKVRDDPDRADPNGWYVHPPGTVAGPATAQQLAADGIELPDGPKEG, from the coding sequence ATGGATCGCCGTTCATTTCTGAAGTGGAGCGGCCTCGCCACGAGCGCGGCCATGGTGAGCAGGGCCCAGGCCGCGCCCGGGGCGCTCACCGGGAGCAGGCCGCCGCCCGCGCGGGTGGTGGCCCCGGGAGGCCAGGTCGCCGTCGTCACGCCCAACGGGGCCACGCTGCCCATGAAGACGGTGGGCAAGGTGAAGGTGGGCCACCTCATCGCCGAGGAGTTCGAGCACGAGTTCGCCCCGGGCATGAAGGCGCTCGCCTGGGGCTACAATGGCCGGACGCCGGGGCCCACCCTCGAGGTGACGGAAGGGGACCGGGTCCGCATCTACGTCACCAACCGGCTGCCGGAGCCCACCACGGCCCACTGGCACGGCATCATCCTGCCCAATGGCATGGATGGCGTGGCGGGGCTGAACCAGCGCCCGATTCCTCCCGGGGAGACGTACGTCTACGAGTTCACCCTGCGCCACCCGGGCACCTTCATGTACCACCCCCACTTCGACGAGATGACCCAGATGGCGCTCGGGATGATGGGGATGTTCATCGTGCACCCGAAGGTGCCGGTGGGCCCGCGCGTGGACCGGGACTTCGTGCTGATGACGCACGAGTGGCGGCTGGACGTGGGCGCCAAGCGGCCGGACCCCAACGAGATGACGGACTTCAACGTCCTCACCTTCAACAGCAAGTCCTTCCCGGCCACCGAGCCCCTGCTGGTGGGCAAGGGCGAGCGGGTGCGCATCCGCCTGGGCAACCTGAGCGCCATGGACCACCACCCCATCCACCTGCACGGGCTGTCCTTCAAGCTCACGGCCACGGATGGGGGCTACGTGCCGCCGTCCGCGCAGATTCCGGAGACCACGGTGCTCGTCCCAGTGGGCAGCACCCGGGTCATCGAGTTCGTGCCGGACGAGCCGGGTGACTGGGCCATGCACTGCCACATGACACACCACGTCATGACGCAGATGGGGCACGACATGCCGAACATGGTGGGCGCGGACACGCGGAAGCTGGACCACCGGATGAGCCGCGTCATGCCGGACTTCATGACCATGGGGACGATGGGCATGGGGGGCATGGGCGAGATGGAGATGCCCATGCCGCCCAACAGCCTGCCCATGCGCGGCGGCCCGGGCCCGTTCTCGTACATCGACATGGGCGGCATGTTCACCATCCTCAAGGTGCGCGACGACCCGGACCGCGCCGACCCGAACGGCTGGTACGTGCACCCGCCGGGCACCGTGGCGGGCCCGGCCACCGCGCAACAACTGGCCGCCGACGGCATCGAGCTCCCCGATGGACCCAAGGAAGGCTAG
- a CDS encoding cupredoxin domain-containing protein, which produces MKPLRAFFLASTLALLLPLGASAEEAAAPAGEAAPAVREIEIIVDRGYKPVRIEAVEGERVRLKFVRREYTPCTREVILPSLNIRQELPPNKPVTVDLPPLKSGDVEFMCGMKMFRGTLVVTPRPG; this is translated from the coding sequence ATGAAACCGCTTCGAGCCTTCTTCCTGGCCTCCACCCTCGCCCTGCTGCTGCCGCTGGGGGCCTCGGCCGAGGAGGCCGCCGCCCCCGCCGGGGAGGCCGCCCCCGCCGTGCGCGAAATCGAGATCATCGTCGACCGGGGCTACAAGCCGGTGCGCATCGAGGCCGTGGAGGGCGAGCGCGTCCGGCTCAAGTTCGTCCGGCGCGAGTACACGCCGTGCACCCGCGAGGTCATCCTGCCCTCGCTGAACATCCGCCAGGAGCTGCCCCCCAACAAGCCCGTCACCGTGGACCTGCCGCCCCTCAAGTCCGGGGACGTGGAGTTCATGTGCGGCATGAAGATGTTCCGCGGCACGCTGGTGGTGACGCCCCGCCCGGGCTGA
- a CDS encoding peroxiredoxin, which translates to MLLPLLTAGFLAAAVPQAGDTAPDFTVTDTDGKSYTLSEKVKEGPVIVAFFPKAFTPGCTSELTAYRDRYADIEKLKGQVLAVSMDDTETLKKFKDSLKAPFAFIPDPDGKLVKQFDVKTPVMSFAQRYTFVVGEGRKVLRVDSGKDAVDPSSAIAACPLRKQDAKKDPKAPAH; encoded by the coding sequence ATGCTCCTTCCCCTCCTGACGGCAGGTTTCCTCGCGGCAGCGGTTCCCCAGGCCGGTGACACGGCACCGGACTTCACGGTCACCGACACCGACGGCAAGTCGTACACGCTGTCGGAGAAGGTGAAGGAGGGCCCGGTCATCGTGGCCTTCTTCCCCAAGGCCTTCACCCCCGGGTGCACGAGCGAGCTGACCGCCTACCGGGACCGGTACGCGGACATCGAGAAGCTCAAGGGCCAGGTGCTGGCCGTCTCCATGGACGACACGGAGACGCTCAAGAAGTTCAAGGACTCGCTCAAGGCGCCCTTCGCCTTCATCCCCGACCCGGACGGCAAGCTGGTGAAGCAGTTCGACGTGAAGACGCCGGTGATGTCCTTCGCCCAGCGCTACACCTTCGTCGTGGGCGAGGGCCGCAAGGTGCTCCGGGTGGACTCCGGCAAGGACGCCGTGGACCCCTCCTCGGCCATCGCGGCCTGCCCGCTGCGCAAGCAGGACGCGAAGAAGGACCCGAAGGCCCCGGCGCACTGA
- a CDS encoding heavy metal translocating P-type ATPase codes for MARALDAQPFELLIQGMTCASCARRVERALAEVPGVQEATVNFATQRASGRYQPQQARPDALAEAVVRAGYHVLARDPGEQTQGEQRTLQRELSLSVALTLPLLVIAMSHGALPGTEGPWGRWLQFALATPVVLGPGRRFFTLAWAALRHRTADMNTLVAMGVGAAWSYSTAALVAPGLFAHAGHGRVPHLYFEAAAAILTFVLLGKLLETRARHRLLDAVRGLMALQPQRARRLQGEHEEDVPLSELVPGDTVRVRPGERIPTDGEVVRGASAVDESMLTGESLPVDKAVGARVFGGTQNQGGALTVRVLQTGKGTALARIIEAIEQAQGSRAPIARLADVVSGIFVPAVLGIAALTFGVWLALDPSSAGLATAVERFVAVLVIACPCALGLATPAAVAVGTGRGAELGVLIKGGAALEAASRIDTVLLDKTGTLTEGKPSLTEVIALPPRASATLLSWAASAERESEHPIARALVAGARERGVPLRPVEGFRSEAGHGIEAQVEGHTVRVGTRAWLGQAGLDAQPLEADAERLAAQGQTPFFVAVDGALAGLVAVADRPTGAARPVVSALGAMGLDTLMVTGDRASTAQAVAHELGIRTVFSEVKPEDKARIVREQRARGRTVAMVGDGINDAPALAEAQVGIALGTGTDIAVAAADFTLLRGGLAALPTALQLARATLRTVRQNLFWAFLYNVMGIPLAAGLLYPWTGWLLSPIVASVAMSLSSVSVLANSLRLKRFQPPAALPVHP; via the coding sequence ATGGCCCGGGCCCTGGATGCCCAGCCATTCGAACTTTTGATCCAAGGCATGACGTGCGCCTCGTGTGCCCGGCGTGTCGAGCGAGCCCTCGCCGAGGTTCCAGGGGTGCAAGAGGCGACGGTCAACTTCGCCACCCAGCGGGCCTCCGGGCGCTACCAGCCGCAGCAGGCCCGCCCGGACGCCCTGGCCGAGGCCGTGGTCCGCGCGGGCTATCACGTCCTTGCCCGGGACCCGGGCGAGCAGACACAGGGTGAGCAACGGACGCTCCAGAGGGAACTCTCCCTGTCCGTGGCCCTCACCCTCCCGCTCCTGGTCATCGCCATGTCCCATGGCGCCCTTCCCGGGACGGAAGGGCCGTGGGGCCGGTGGCTCCAGTTCGCCCTGGCCACACCGGTCGTCCTGGGCCCCGGGCGCCGCTTCTTCACCCTGGCGTGGGCCGCGCTCCGGCACCGGACCGCCGACATGAACACGCTCGTGGCCATGGGGGTGGGGGCCGCCTGGAGCTACTCGACGGCCGCGCTCGTGGCGCCCGGGCTCTTCGCCCACGCCGGGCATGGCCGGGTGCCCCACCTCTATTTCGAGGCGGCCGCCGCCATCCTCACCTTCGTGCTCCTGGGCAAGCTCCTCGAAACCCGTGCCCGGCACCGGCTCCTGGACGCGGTGCGCGGCCTGATGGCCCTCCAGCCCCAGCGGGCCCGGCGCCTCCAGGGCGAGCACGAGGAGGACGTCCCCCTGAGCGAGCTCGTACCGGGCGACACCGTGCGCGTGCGGCCCGGAGAGCGCATCCCCACGGACGGGGAGGTGGTGCGCGGCGCCTCGGCCGTGGACGAGTCGATGCTCACGGGCGAGAGCCTGCCCGTGGACAAGGCGGTGGGCGCCCGGGTCTTCGGGGGCACGCAGAACCAGGGCGGCGCGTTGACCGTCCGCGTCCTCCAGACGGGAAAGGGCACGGCGCTGGCGCGCATCATCGAGGCCATCGAGCAGGCCCAGGGCTCACGCGCCCCCATCGCCCGGCTCGCGGATGTGGTCAGCGGCATCTTCGTCCCCGCGGTGCTCGGCATCGCGGCGCTCACCTTCGGGGTCTGGCTGGCGCTGGACCCGAGCAGCGCGGGCCTCGCCACGGCGGTCGAGCGGTTCGTGGCGGTGCTCGTCATTGCCTGCCCGTGCGCGCTGGGGCTCGCCACCCCCGCGGCCGTGGCCGTGGGCACCGGACGCGGCGCGGAGCTGGGCGTCCTCATCAAAGGAGGCGCCGCGCTCGAGGCGGCCAGCCGCATCGACACGGTCCTCCTGGACAAGACCGGGACGCTCACCGAGGGCAAGCCCTCGCTCACGGAGGTCATCGCCCTCCCCCCGCGGGCCTCCGCCACCCTGCTCTCCTGGGCCGCCAGCGCCGAGCGCGAGAGCGAGCACCCCATCGCCCGTGCCCTCGTCGCGGGGGCCCGCGAGCGCGGCGTGCCGCTCCGCCCCGTGGAGGGCTTCCGCTCGGAGGCCGGCCACGGCATCGAGGCCCAGGTGGAGGGCCACACCGTGCGCGTGGGCACCCGGGCCTGGCTGGGCCAGGCGGGCCTGGATGCCCAGCCACTGGAAGCGGACGCCGAGCGCCTCGCCGCCCAGGGGCAGACGCCCTTCTTCGTCGCCGTGGACGGGGCGCTCGCGGGGCTCGTGGCCGTCGCGGACCGGCCCACCGGGGCCGCCCGCCCGGTGGTGAGCGCCCTGGGCGCGATGGGCCTCGACACCCTCATGGTCACCGGCGACCGGGCAAGCACGGCCCAGGCGGTGGCGCATGAACTGGGCATCCGCACGGTGTTCTCCGAGGTAAAACCCGAGGACAAGGCCCGCATCGTCCGGGAGCAGCGCGCCCGCGGCCGGACGGTGGCCATGGTGGGAGATGGCATCAACGACGCACCCGCGCTCGCGGAGGCCCAGGTGGGCATCGCCCTGGGCACGGGCACGGACATCGCGGTGGCCGCGGCGGACTTCACCCTGCTGCGAGGGGGCCTCGCCGCCCTGCCCACCGCGCTTCAGCTCGCGAGGGCCACCCTGAGGACCGTGCGCCAGAACCTCTTCTGGGCCTTCCTCTACAATGTGATGGGGATTCCGCTGGCCGCCGGGCTTCTCTATCCTTGGACGGGGTGGCTGCTGTCCCCCATCGTCGCGAGCGTGGCCATGTCGCTGTCGAGCGTGTCCGTCCTTGCCAACTCCCTGCGCCTGAAGCGCTTCCAGCCTCCGGCCGCTCTGCCCGTTCACCCCTGA